The Lactuca sativa cultivar Salinas chromosome 2, Lsat_Salinas_v11, whole genome shotgun sequence genome includes a window with the following:
- the LOC111899001 gene encoding berberine bridge enzyme-like 13 — protein sequence MASSRFVLFLLLSLASFSYSHQIQETFLQCLSDILVPNTFLTPDYADFTPLLTSRAINLRFTTPSTPKPEAIFTPLNETQIQTAVICAKKLGIQVRVRSGGHDYEGLSYTSVMNSSFVVIDLSKMRGINVDTTENSVWVEAGATIGELYYRVAERSKTLGFPAGICTSLGVGGHVTGGGYGTMMRKYGLAADNVLDARIINANGDILDRKLMGEDVFWAIRGGGGGSFGIIVSWKLELVNVPETVTVFAVTKTLEQDATKILYKWQEVGSVFNEDLFIKVTLAGSNVSGTTNKTVSTTYQALFLGGIDRLMQIMNVNFPELGLQKEDCIEMSWIESVMFFAGYPRNVPPSVLLEGKPSFLNYFKAKSDFVRQVIPESGLDEIWKIMNEEGSPLMIWNPYGGMMNEILESSTPFPHRKGVLFKIQYVASWMDPVMEEKHVGVLRKLYECMTQYVSNSPREAYANFRDLDLGRNDKHEFIYDIDDKRLSWGKMYFKDNFERLVAIKADFDPDYFFIHEQSIPRLSRGTS from the coding sequence ATGGCTTCTTCAAGATTTGTTCTTTTCCTACTACTATCACTTGCTTCATTTTCATATTCACATCAAATCCAAGAAACCTTTTTGCAATGTCTTTCCGACATCCTAGTCCCCAACACTTTCCTCACCCCTGACTACGCCGACTTCACCCCACTTCTCACCTCCAGAGCCATAAATCTTCGCTTCACAACCCCATCAACTCCCAAACCCGAAGCTATTTTCACTCCTTTGAATGAAACCCAGATCCAAACCGCAGTTATTTGTGCCAAAAAGCTCGGGATTCAAGTTCGGGTTAGAAGTGGAGGGCATGATTACGAAGGGTTGTCATACACATCAGTTATGAATTCTAGTTTTGTCGTAATTGACTTGTCAAAGATGCGTGGTATTAACGTCGATACTACTGAAAATTCTGTTTGGGTGGAGGCCGGAGCCACCATTGGCGAGCTTTACTATCGAGTGGCGGAGAGAAGCAAAACCCTAGGATTTCCAGCTGGGATTTGCACGAGTTTGGGTGTCGGTGGACATGTCACCGGAGGTGGGTATGGAACGATGATGAGGAAATATGGTCTTGCAGCGGATAATGTGTTAGATGCAAGAATCATAAACGCAAATGGAGATATTCTTGATCGGAAATTGATGGGGGAGGATGTTTTTTGGGCTATACGTGGTGGTGGCGGGGGTAGTTTTGGAATCATTGTTTCGTGGAAACTTGAACTCGTCAATGTCCCTGAAACTGTGACTGTGTTCGCTGTTACCAAAACATTAGAACAAGACGCCACCAAGATTCTTTACAAATGGCAAGAAGTGGGTTCGGTTTTTAACGAAGATCTCTTTATCAAAGTCACTTTGGCTGGATCGAATGTATCGGGTACAACTAATAAAACAGTAAGTACAACTTACCAAGCATTGTTTCTTGGTGGAATAGATAGACTCATGCAGATCATGAACGTGAATTTTCCCGAGCTGGGTCTACAGAAAGAGGATTGTATTGAAATGAGTTGGATAGAATCTGTAATGTTCTTCGCTGGATACCCAAGAAACGTGCCACCTTCTGTCCTCCTTGAAGGAAAACCATCTTTCTTGAACTATTTTAAAGCAAAATCAGATTTTGTGAGACAAGTAATTCCGGAATCAGGGTTAGATGAAATCTGGAAGATAATGAATGAAGAAGGAAGTCCATTGATGATATGGAATCCATATGGAGGAATGATGAACGAGATTTTAGAGTCATCGACCCCGTTTCCTCACAGAAAAGGGGTACTTTTCAAGATTCAGTATGTAGCATCATGGATGGATCCTGTAATGGAGGAGAAGCATGTTGGTGTGCTTCGGAAGCTCTACGAATGCATGACCCAATATGTTTCAAATTCTCCAAGAGAAGCCTATGCAAACTTCAGAGATCTTGATCTTGGAAGGAATGATAAACATGAATTCATTTACGATATAGATGATAAGAGACTTTCTTGGGGAAAGATGTACTTCAAAGATAACTTCGAGAGGCTGGTGGCAATCAAGGCTGATTTCGACCCTGATTACTTCTTCATCCATGAACAGAGCATTCCGAGATTGTCGAGAGGGACTAGCTAG
- the LOC111898997 gene encoding outer envelope pore protein 21B, chloroplastic: MDTSLRYGGESRALRIATNKNPPTVKYAGDVSALKIHAKQKLQIDSNTLLQLSGELDTGTGLPTFLCALVRHSYPTLSASLGAGLHYDKNENLHCTLRGKKAYPVSFNRDVNFVLKGRCNIDQELTQPTPQGALELVWNMLDFQKDQDVRLKLGMEIVDKIPYVQVRENNWTFNVDINGRWNVRYHL; the protein is encoded by the exons ATGGATACTTCCTTAAGATACGGTGGAGAATCACGCGCTCTCAGGATCGCCACAAACAAGAATCCTCCTACGGTGAAATACGCCGGAGATGTAAGTGCTCTCAAAATCCACGCTAAGCAGAAGCTCCAAATCGATTCCAACACGCTACTTCAG CTTAGCGGAGAGCTTGATACAGGAACTGGGCTTCCAACTTTCTTGTGtgcacttgttagacactcctatcCTACT CTTTCAGCTAGCCTTGGAGCTGGATTGCATTATGATAAAAATGAAAATCTCCATTGCACCTTGCGTGGGAAAAAAGCATATCCAGTTTCATTCAATCGTGATGTGAACTTTGTTCTTAAAGGGCGTTGCAAtattgaccaagagttgactcaG CCAACACCACAGGGAGCTCTTGAGTTGGTATGGAACATGCTAGATTTTCAGAAAGACCAAGATGTAAGACTCAAACTTGGCATGGAAATCGTTGACAAG ATTCCGTATGTACAAGTCAGGGAAAACAATTGGACATTTAATGTTGATATTAATGGAAGATGGAATGTGAGATACCACCTATGA
- the LOC111898995 gene encoding peptidyl-prolyl cis-trans isomerase FKBP18, chloroplastic isoform X1, with protein MASLQKITFQSPLISSKPINEPHEFHQNQAFFPLPISRRSAILISVLPFALISNPLESAARERRNRKVIPLEDYLTSSADGLKYYDIAEGKGPTAEKGSFVQVHFDCVYNKITAVSSRESKILAGNRTIAQPYEFKVGAPPGRERKRDFVDNPNGLFSAQAAPKPPPAMYTVVEGMKVGGKRRVIVPPEAGYGKRGMNEIPPGATFEMNLELLQVIRPEGK; from the exons ATGGCTTCTTTGCAGAAAATAACTTTTCAAAGTCCTCTGATTTCCTCGAAACCCATAAATGAACCTCACGAATTTCATCAAAATCAAGCATTTTTTCCGTTACCCATTTCAAGAAGATCTGCAATTTTGATATCTGTTCTTCCATTTGCCCTAATTTCTAACCCTCTAGAATCTGCGGCTAGAGAAAGGCGCAACAGAAAGGTCATCCCTCTTGAAGATTACCTCACCAGCT CAGCTGATGGACTGAAATACTATGATATTGCTGAAGGAAAGGGCCCCACTGCTGAAAAGGGATCATTCGTTCAAGTTCACTTTGATTGTGTTTATAACAAAATCACAGCAGTTTCAAGCAGAGAGTCTAAAATTTTAGCTGGAAATCGTACAATTGCACAG CCTTACGAGTTCAAGGTTGGAGCTCCTCCGGGAAGGGAAAGAAAGCGCGATTTTGTGGACAATCCCAACGGTTTATTTTCTGCACAAGCGGCACCAAAACCTCCCCCCGCCATGTACACCGTGGTTGAGGGGATGAAAGTTGGTGGAAAG AGGAGAGTGATTGTTCCCCCGGAGGCTGGGTATGGAAAAAGGGGCATGAATGAAATTCCG CCTGGAGCGACCTTTGAGATGAATCTTGAGCTATTGCAAGTGATTCGACCTGAAGGGAAGTAG
- the LOC111898995 gene encoding peptidyl-prolyl cis-trans isomerase FKBP18, chloroplastic isoform X2 gives MASLQKITFQSPLISSKPINEPHEFHQNQAFFPLPISRRSAILISVLPFALISNPLESAARERRNRKVIPLEDYLTSSDGLKYYDIAEGKGPTAEKGSFVQVHFDCVYNKITAVSSRESKILAGNRTIAQPYEFKVGAPPGRERKRDFVDNPNGLFSAQAAPKPPPAMYTVVEGMKVGGKRRVIVPPEAGYGKRGMNEIPPGATFEMNLELLQVIRPEGK, from the exons ATGGCTTCTTTGCAGAAAATAACTTTTCAAAGTCCTCTGATTTCCTCGAAACCCATAAATGAACCTCACGAATTTCATCAAAATCAAGCATTTTTTCCGTTACCCATTTCAAGAAGATCTGCAATTTTGATATCTGTTCTTCCATTTGCCCTAATTTCTAACCCTCTAGAATCTGCGGCTAGAGAAAGGCGCAACAGAAAGGTCATCCCTCTTGAAGATTACCTCACCAGCT CTGATGGACTGAAATACTATGATATTGCTGAAGGAAAGGGCCCCACTGCTGAAAAGGGATCATTCGTTCAAGTTCACTTTGATTGTGTTTATAACAAAATCACAGCAGTTTCAAGCAGAGAGTCTAAAATTTTAGCTGGAAATCGTACAATTGCACAG CCTTACGAGTTCAAGGTTGGAGCTCCTCCGGGAAGGGAAAGAAAGCGCGATTTTGTGGACAATCCCAACGGTTTATTTTCTGCACAAGCGGCACCAAAACCTCCCCCCGCCATGTACACCGTGGTTGAGGGGATGAAAGTTGGTGGAAAG AGGAGAGTGATTGTTCCCCCGGAGGCTGGGTATGGAAAAAGGGGCATGAATGAAATTCCG CCTGGAGCGACCTTTGAGATGAATCTTGAGCTATTGCAAGTGATTCGACCTGAAGGGAAGTAG
- the LOC111898994 gene encoding disease resistance protein RPS2 codes for MEIVSEIVRGVVQVLIVPVKKQLDYLISYKKYVGDMRTRKADLDAARVGMESQKKQNRERRLEVPAQVDPWLIEAEQMNKKVEEFPSEVLSCLDLKSRHKLGRKAFKIFKEIEGVLGRCPEIRGTELQIPVGRIDSTIACTSTSSSDRNDFQSREHTFREALESLGPNNSSHMVALCGMGGVGKTTMMKKLKEVVVEKKMFNHYVEAVIGEKTDPIAIQQAVAEYLGIILTETTKAARTDKLRAWFSDNSDGGRKRFLVILDDVWHPVDMEDIGLSRFPNQGVDFKVLITSRDQAVCTEMGVQTDSVIKVSVLEEAEAQSLFCQLWEPSDDVDPELHKIGEEIVRKCCGLPIAIKTMACTLRSKSKDTWKNALSRLQHHDINTVAPTVFQTSYDNLQDEVTGDTFLLCGLFPEDFDIPTEDLLKYGWGLKLFKGVDSVREARYQLKACIERLVHTNLLIESDVVGCVKLHDLVRAFILDMFCKVEHASIVNHGSSKPGWPETENDVIRTSCKRISLTCKGMIEFPSDLKFPNVLILKLMHGDKSLRFPRNFYEQMGNLQVISYDYMEHPLLSSSLECCTNLRVLCLQHCSLAFDFSSIGNLLNLEVLNFSKSRIKSLPSTIGNLKKLRVLDVTGCGGLRMDNGVFKNLVRLEELYACSLSYHEETISFTGDNCNEVAERWKNLSALEFEFFENNAQWKNLSFKNLERFKISVGRSLKGEYLMESKHSFENTLKLVMKKGEVSGSRINELVEKTVVLCLSVDDMNDLESVVVKPSLHPQSSSFPDLRILVVSRCAELKYLFTLSVAKALSNLEHLKVSYCPVMKELIHNEDRREETITLRPQSSSFRDLKILVVLRCADLKYLFTLSVAKALSNLEYLKVCDCPVMKELIHNEDRGEETITFPKLKLLLLSGLRELLSLGQNVNVIALPQLVDLEIGGIPNITSIYSKNKLAISFLSNEEVLIPKLEHLCIWGIKNLKEIWPRDFSTSEEVKLRKIEVRHCENLVSIFPCNPIPLLRHLEQLEVRDCGSIEALFNIDLDYVDETGEGSSLRSIGIYQLENLREVWRIKGGENNSGLPIRGFQAVESISIYECKRFSYLLTPTTTNFDLGALTSMVILNSGEIGRKYGLVESSQGHENTLFPAYLIHSIHNLGKLELVKYKGVEVIFEIKSTPRNQDNQHQILPYLENLYINDLERLSHVWKCNWNEFLLLHRKQSESPFHNLTTIEMRNCHSIKYLFSPLMAKLLSNLKKVKIKWCDGMQEVVSNRDDDEEEEKITSSTALFPLLDSLTLKSLQNLKCIGGGEAKAGNNKISSNSTTTTTSFLDNSKFSQVDGNSWSLCQYPREISINNCNALSSVIPWYAAGQMKKLQVLKVKSCDGMKEVFETQWINKSLTMLELKNLKKLEIYSCDLLEHIFTFSTLESLEQLEELMIKNCKAMKVIVVKEEDDGEQKTKASFSKAVVFPLLKLIELVDLPELVGFFLGTNHEFQWPSLDDLVIKDCPEMKVFTAGGSTAPQLKHEQTSSGKQPNIVLNAGLTSM; via the exons ATGGAGATTGTTAGTGAAATAGTGAGAGGAGTTGTTCAGGTCCTCATTGTTCCAGTTAAAAAACAACTGGATTACCTAATTTCCTACAAAAAGTATGTTGGGGATATGCGCACCAGAAAGGCGGATCTGGATGCTGCAAGAGTTGGCATGGAATCCCAGAAGAAGCAAAACAGAGAAAGACGTCTTGAGGTTCCTGCCCAAGTCGACCCTTGGTTGATAGAAGCAGAACAGATGAATAAAAAGGTGGAAGAATTTCCAAGTGAAGTCCTCAGTTGTCTCGATCTCAAGAGTAGACACAAGCTTGGAAGGAAAGCCTTCAAGATATTTAAGGAGATCGAGGGTGTTCTGGGACGATGCCCTGAGATCCGGGGGACTGAATTGCAAATTCCTGTGGGGAGAATTGATTCCACCATTGCATGCACATCTACATCATCAAGTGATCGAAATGACTTCCAATCAAGAGAGCATACTTTTAGGGAAGCACTGGAATCACTCGGACCCAACAACAGCTCCCACATGGTAGCCTTATGTGGGATGGGTGGAGTGGGAAAGACGACAATGATGAAGAAGTTGAAAGAGGTTGTGGTTGAAAAGAAAATGTTTAATCATTATGTGGAGGCGGTTATAGGGGAGAAGACGGACCCCATTGCTATTCAGCAAGCCGTTGCAGAGTACCTTGGTATAATTCTAACAGAAACCACTAAGGCAGCAAGAACTGATAAGCTACGCGCATGGTTTTCTGACAATTCAGATGGAGGAAGAAAGAGGTTCCTGGTAATCCTGGATGATGTATGGCATCCAGTTGATATGGAAGATATTGGTTTAAGTCGTTTTCCAAATCAAGGTGTCGACTTCAAGGTCTTGATTACATCAAGGGACCAAGCTGTTTGCACTGAGATGGGAGTTCAAACTGATTCAGTTATCAAGGTGAGTGTCCTAGAGGAAGCTGAAGCACAAAGCTTATTCTGCCAACTTTGGGAACCTTCTGATGATGTCGATCCTGAGCTCCATAAGATTGGAGAAGAAATTGTAAGGAAGTGTTGTGGTTTACCCATTGCAATAAAAACCATGGCCTGCACCCTTAGAAGTAAAAGCAAGGATACTTGGAAGAATGCACTTTCTCGTTTACAACACCATGACATTAACACAGTCGCGCCTACTGTTTTTCAAACCAGCTATGACAATCTCCAAGACGAGGTGACTGGAGATACTTTTTTGCTCTGTGGTTTGTTTCCGGAGGACTTTGATATTCCTACTGAAGACTTACTGAAGTATGGATGGGGCTTAAAATTATTCAAGGGAGTGGATTCTGTAAGAGAAGCAAGATACCAGTTGAAGGCCTGCATTGAGCGGCTCGTGCATACCAATTTGTTGATTGAAAGTGATGTTGTTGGGTGCGTCAAGTTGCACGATCTGGTGCGTGCTTTTATTTTGGATATGTTTTGTAAAGTGGAGCATGCTTCGATTGTCAACCATGGTAGTAGTAAGCCTGGGTGGCCTGAAACTGAAAATGATGTGATCAGGACCTCCTGCAAAAGAATCTCATTAACATGCAAGGGTATGATTGAGTTTCCTAGTGACCTCAAGTTTCCAAATGTCTTGATTTTAAAACTTATGCATGGAGATAAGTCACTGAGGTTTCCTCGTAATTTTTATGAACAAATGGGAAACCTTCAGGTTATATCATATGATTATATGGAGCATCCATTGCTTTCCTCATCACTTGAATGCTGCACCAACCTTCGAGTGCTTTGTCTACAACATTGCTCATTGGCGTTTGATTTCTCTTCTATTGGAAACTTGTTGAATCTGGAAGTGCTCAACTTTTCTAAATCTAGAATTAAATCTCTACCTTCCACAATAGGAAATTTGAAGAAGTTAAGGGTACTGGATGTGACAGGTTGTGGCGGTCTTCGTATGGACAATGGtgtctttaaaaatttagtcagaCTTGAAGAGCTTTATGCATGCTCTTTAAGCTATCATGAAGAGACCATTAGCTTTACAGGTGATAACTGCAATGAAGTGGCAGAACGTTGGAAAAACCTTTCTGCATTGGAATTTGAGTTCTTTGAAAACAATGCTCAATGGAAGAATCTATCATTTAAGAATCTTGAACGATTCAAGATCTCAGTGGGACGCTCTTTAAAAGGAGAATATTTAATGGAGAGCAAACATTCATTCGAAAACACACTAAAGTTGGTAATGAAGAAAGGTGAAGTATCGGGATCTAGAATTAACGAGTTGGTTGAGAAAACGGTGGTGCTTTGTTTAAGTGTGGATGATATGAATGATCTTGAAAGTGTTGTGGTGAAGCCCTCACTTCATCCTCAGTCCTCTTCATTCCCTGATTTAAGAATCCTTGTTGTTTCAAGGTGTGCAGAGTTGAAATATCTTTTCACACTCAGTGTTGCAAAAGCTCTATCAAATCTTGAGCATCTTAAGGTTTCTTATTGCCCTGTTATGAAAGAACTAATACATAACGAGGATAGAAGAGAAGAGACAATTACACTTCGTCCTCAGTCATCTTCGTTCCGTGATTTAAAAATCCTTGTTGTTTTGAGGTGTGCAGATTTGAAATACCTTTTCACACTCAGTGTTGCAAAAGCTCTGTCAAATCTTGAATATCTCAAGGTTTGTGATTGCCCTGTTATGAAAGAACTCATACATAACGAGGATAGAGGCGAAGAGACAATTACATTTCCCAAGTTGAAGCTTCTATTGTTGAGTGGGCTACGGGAGCTATTGAGTTTGGGCCAGAATGTCAACGTAATTGCGCTACCACAACTTGTGGATTTAGAAATTGGAGGCATTCCAAATATCACAAGCATTTATTCCAAGAATAAACTGGCAATATCTTTCTTGTCAAACGAAGAG GTTTTGATTCCTAAGCTGGAGCATCTGTGCATTTGGGGTATAAAGAATTTGAAGGAGATATGGCCTCGTGACTTTAGTACGAGTGAGGAAGTTAAGTTGAGAAAGATTGAAGTGCGCCATTGTGAGAATCTTGTGAGTATATTTCCTTGCAATCCCATCCCATTGTTACGTCATCTTGAACAACTTGAAGTCAGGGATTGTGGTTCCATTGAAGCATTATTCAACATTGACTTGGATTATGTTGATGAGACTGGAGAAGGCAGCAGCTTGAGAAGCATTGGAATATATCAATTAGAGAATCTAAGAGAGGTGTGGAGAATAAAAGGTGGTGAAAATAACTCTGGTCTCCCTATCCGTGGCTTTCAAGCTGTTGAAAGCATAAGTATTTATGAATGTAAGAGGTTTAGTTATTTGTTAACACCTACCACCACCAATTTTGATCTGGGGGCACTTACCTCTATGGTTATACTTAATTCGGGAGAAATTGGGAGAAAATATGGATTGGTGGAAAGTAGCCAAGGGCACGAG AATACTCTGTTCCCAGCCTATCTCATACATTCGATTCATAACCTCGGTAAACTTGAATTGGTGAAATATAAAGGAGTGGAGGTGATATTTGAGATCAAGAGTACTCCTAGAAATCAGGATAATCAACACCAAATACTTCCCTACCTTGAGAATTTGTATATAAATGATTTGGAGAGGCTGAGTCACGTGTGGAAGTGCAACTGGAACGAGTTCCTACTTCTTCACAGAAAACAGTCAGAATCCCCATTCCACAACCTCACAACCATAGAAATGAGAAATTGTCATAGTATCAAGTACTTGTTTTCACCTCTCATGGCAAAACTTCTTTCCAACCTAAAGAAAGTCAAGATAAAATGGTGTGATGGTATGCAAGAAGTTGTTTCTAACAGAGACGAtgacgaagaagaagaaaaaataaCTTCAAGCACCGCTCTGTTCCCTCTTCTTGATTCTCTCACTTTAAAAAGCCTGCAAAATCTCAAGTGTATTGGCGGTGGTGAGGCCAAGGCTGGGAACAATAAAATATCTTCCAACAGTACCACTACTACTACCTCCTTTCTTGATAATTCTAAG TTTTCTCAAGTGGATGGTAATTCTTGGAGCTTATGCCAATACCCTAGAGAGATAAGCATAAATAATTGCAATGCATTGTCAAGTGTGATTCCATGGTATGCAGCAGGACAGATGAAAAAGCTTCAAGTGCTGAAAGTAAAGTCATGCGACGGGATGAAGGAGGTGTTTGAAACTCAATGGATCAACAAAAGTCTTACTATGCTTGAACTGAAAAACCTCAAAAAATTGGAAATCTATAGCTGTGACCTTTTGGAACATATATTCACATTTTCCACACTTGAAAGCCTCGAGCAACTTGAAGAGTTAATGATAAAGAATTGCAAGGCAATGAAAGTGATTGTGGTGAAGGAGGAAGATGATGGAGAGCAAAAAACAAAGGCATCTTTTTCTAAGGCTGTGGTTTTTCCTCTTTTAAAGCTTATTGAACTAGTTGATCTACCAGAGCTGGTGGGTTTCTTTTTAGGGACGAATCATGAGTTCCAGTGGCCTTCATTGGACGATCTTGTGATTAAGGATTGCCCAGAGATGAAGGTGTTCACAGCTGGTGGGTCGACAGCTCCACAGCTCAAGCATGAGCAAACAAGCTCAGGCAAACAGCCAAACATAGTCCTGAATGCTGGTTTAACTAGCATGTAA